In Perca fluviatilis chromosome 11, GENO_Pfluv_1.0, whole genome shotgun sequence, the following proteins share a genomic window:
- the zzz3 gene encoding ZZ-type zinc finger-containing protein 3, translated as MAASRSSRVTRSSVGLNGLDENFCGRTLRNRSIAQPEENSVPPLPRARSPKKKQESKQDAKQESKQEGKQESKQDGKESKQDTKQDTKHDPKQDTQQDGQQQALLQGKVTDSNASPAEAEQWTSSRKRGVSCLEKDINSEKSENCDRGKGTRDVCPQIKRARRGSRSGESQGHEEDPEPLKSESLVSVSEPSKDNSCEEFPSQNSANTAPASPVHSKEEGELTGGKAEDSHAECDGAAQPPNAHKTSNGLRDIKAEEPSTLTDETSANPTSATNCPTLLNGSQTGAPSSPDPSVPCRNSVPVQMEVSGSGQSPASSEPTFEAVPEDPVPELIVAKEQEQEVEEVEVDVVGDPLCLAHEEQVTEIENDTNGRALTPLHEAAVSTSSTITNMNSSPINNNNSNSGETTPPLATTPSPTELGCNPSISSTPPSFTELYEHRYTLRTSPRRAATGGKAPSSKLNSPPRDNGPLRDEGEVVVGLEEDCPALEEPAPSDCVGPSSEEPVSVDPEDRAGGEDSVAVEAKEAERSKELTQSQAAEEEEEEDEEEEPDVYYFESDHLALKHNKDYQRLLQTIGVLEAQRTQAILDLETLACHQREALGDPISFVEQLQKRVNLGLPCPQRVVQLPDVGWEQYTSGLGDFEREFCDKKRKTRQLKLIFDQGLPARPKSPVEPKKEGESSTMYSSLPTSDAPENGSQTQMIRGRICHPNKSDTFNQLWTVEEQKKLEQLLVKFPPEEVESRRWQKIADELGNRTAKQVASRVQKYFIKLTKAGIPVPGRTPNLCMYNKKATSKRQHHLNKHLYRPSTFLTSYEPPVYMDEDDERSAYYSSVQDPSADDSDEEAIPVELRNLPEYKELLELKRLKKQTLQEIQEDRAGMRHVGYKCDVCGMEPIQGVRWHCQDCPQDNSVDFCSNCSDCLFKTETHKPNHHLEPVHQPDTFLDRDYCLPQSTGYNYLDPNYFPANR; from the exons ATGGCCGCGTCCCGTTCCTCACGCGTCACAAGGTCGTCAGTGGGGCTCAATGGATTGGATGAGAACTTTTGTGGCCGAACCCTCAGGAACCGCAGCATCGCCCAGCCAGAGGAGAACTCTGTGCCTCCGCTACCAAGGGCCCGCTCGCCCAAGAAGAAGCAGGAGTCGAAACAGGACGCCAAGCAGGAATCTAAGCAAGAGGGCAAGCAGGAGTCGAAGCAGGACGGCAAGGAGTCGAAGCAGGACACCAAACAGGACACAAAGCATGATCCAAAGCAGGACACTCAGCAGGATGGGCAGCAGCAGGCCTTGTTGCAGGGAAAAGTAACTGACTCAAATGCTTCTCCAGCTGAGGCGGAACAATGGACCAGCTCCAGAAAGCGGGGTGTGTCCTGTTTAGAAAAAGACATAAATTCTGAGAAGTCAGAGAACTGTGATAGAGGGAAGGGGACGCGGGATGTCTGTCCTCAAATCAAAAGGGCCAGACGGGGCTCCCGCTCTGGAGAGTCTCAGGGTCACGAGGAGGACCCTGAGCCTCTGAAATCTGAAAGTCTAGTCTCTGTCTCAGAGCCTAGCAAGGACAACAGTTGTGAAGAATTTCCCAGCCAAAACTCTGCTAACACAGCTCCTGCCTCACCTGTACACAGTAAAGAGGAAGGTGAGCTGACAGGGGGGAAGGCAGAGGATAGTCATGCGGAGTGTGACGGGGCGGCTCAGCCCCCGAATGCTCACAAAACCTCTAATGGACTCAGAGACATTAAAGCAGAGGAACCTAGCACGCTCACTGACGAGACTAGTGCAAACCCCACCTCTGCCACCAACTGTCCGACGCTGCTCAACGGTAGTCAGACGGGGGCTCCCTCATCCCCTGACCCCTCTGTGCCTTGTAGAAACTCTGTCCCTGTGCAGATGGAGGTCTCTGGCTCAGGGCAATCGCCAGCCTCATCTGAACCGACATTTGAGGCTGTTCCAGAGGATCCTGTCCCTGAGTTGATAGTGGCCAAGGAGCAGGagcaggaggtggaggaggtggaggtggacgTGGTGGGCGACCCGTTGTGTCTGGCCCACGAGGAGCAGGTGACGGAGATTGAGAACGACACCAATGGCCGGGCGCTGACCCCATTGCATGAAGCTGCTGTCTCCACCTCCTCGACCATCACCAACATGAACAGTAGTccaatcaacaacaacaacagcaactcAGGAGAAACTACACCCCCACTAGCAACAACCCCCTCCCCCACAGAGCTAGGGTGCAACCCCTCAATATCCAGCACGCCTCCCTCTTTCACAGAGCTCTATGAACACAGATACACCCTGCGGACTTCACCCAGGAGGGCTGCCACTGGTGGCAAGGCCCCCTCCTCCAAGCTCAACTCTCCTCCCAGAGACAATGGTCCCTTGAGGGACGAGGGGGAGGTGGTGGTTGGGTTGGAGGAGGACTGCCCTGCGTTGGAGGAACCTGCTCCCTCAGATTGTGTTGGCCCCTCCAGTGAGGAGCCGGTCTCTGTGGATCCTGAAGACAGGGCAGGTGGTGAGGACAGTGTGGCTGTGGAGGCCAAAGAGGCTGAGCGAAGCAAGGAGCTGACACAAAGCCAggctgcagaggaggaggaggaggaggacgaagaGGAGGAGCCAGACGTGTATTACTTTGAGTCGGACCACCTGGCTCTTAAACACAACAAAGA TTATCAGAGGCTTCTGCAGACCATCGGTGTTCTCGAGGCCCAGCGCACACAGGCCATCCTAGACCTGGAGACGTTGGCGTGTCACCAGAGGGAGGCACTCGGCGATCCCATCAGCTTTgtggagcagctgcagaaaCGG GTTAATTTGGGCTTGCCATGTCCTCAGCGAGTGGTCCAGCTCCCTGACGTTGGATGGGAGCAGTACACCTCAGGCCTCGGTGACTTTGAGAGAGAGTTCTGTGACAAGAAACGCAAAACCAGGCAGCTAAAGCTGATCTTCGACCAAG GTTTGCCTGCTCGACCAAAAAGTCCCGTGGAGCCCAAGAAGGAAGGTGAATCCTCCACCATGTACTCCTCTCTGCCCACTAGTGACGCTCCAGAGAATGGCAGCCAAACACAG ATGATCAGGGGGAGGATTTGTCACCCAAACAAGTCTGACACATTTAACCAGCTGTGGACTGTGGAGGAACAG AAAAAACTGGAGCAGCTTCTTGTTAAGTTCCCTCCGGAGGAAGTCGAGTCCAGAAGATGGCAGAAGATTGCTGATGAACTCGGCAATCGAACAGCGAAACAG GTTGCCAGTAGGGTTCAGAAGTACTTCATCAAACTGACAAAAGCTGGTATCCCTGTGCCTGGAAGAACACCCAACCTGTGCATGTACAATAAAAAG GCAACCAGTAAGAGGCAGCACCACCTCAACAAGCACCTGTACCGGCCGTCTACTTTCCTGACCTCCTATGAGCCTCCGGTCTACATGGATGAAGATGATGAGCGCTCGGCATATTACAGCAGCGTGCAAGACCCCTCTGCTGATGACTCG GATGAGGAGGCTATACCTGTGGAGTTGAGAAATTTGCCAGAGTACAAAGAGCTCTTAGAGCTGAAGCGACTGAAAAAACAGACGCTCCAGGAGATCCAGGAGGACCGGGCCGGGATGCGGCACGTAGGCTACAAG TGTGACGTCTGCGGCATGGAGCCCATCCAGGGAGTGCGGTGGCACTGTCAGGACTGTCCGCAGGACAACTCGGTAGATTTCTGCTCCAACTGCTCCGACTG CTTGTTCAAGACAGAGACCCACAAGCCTAACCACCACTTGGAACCGGTACACCAGCCAGACACCTTTCTGGACAGGGACTACTGCCTGCCGCAGAGCACAGGCTACAACTATCTGGACCCTAACTACTTTCCAGCCAACAGATGA